From Trichomycterus rosablanca isolate fTriRos1 chromosome 18, fTriRos1.hap1, whole genome shotgun sequence, the proteins below share one genomic window:
- the nsun5 gene encoding probable 28S rRNA (cytosine-C(5))-methyltransferase gives MALYIKAAEILEKVERKKGAVKTLVYDSKYQNIKQLFALVCETQKYSEVLQEIIDTTRLLKDTKLRIHLAKALVYDLLIGQGVKCGGAWKAVMLKHRSRLQAALARIKVRQKVSRNEDLLPPSMQNIGGVTIPRYVRVNTLKTTVEDVIDYLKREGYSYHGTASRLEDLYRLSGKEFLKDLHLRDLLVFSAKMDFHDHYLYKAGHIILQDKASCLPAHLLDPPVGAHVIDACAAPGNKSSHLAAIMKNKGKLFAFDLDAKRLSTMSTLLLRAGVTFQQLANEDFLKVDPLCPAYKDVTHILLDPSCSGSGMLCLSDGGSEEQRRDPERLQALAAFQLRCLNHALRFPRLQRLVYSTCSVHREENEEVVSACLQNNPAFGLVRLLPEWPERGLEPLAQCLRASVTKTLTHGFFVAMLKRRLQTPGSSMELSSRVTPPAQEERAETSVEDQPPPAKKKKRNRKKPKKQGT, from the exons ATGGCTCTGTATATAAAAGCAGCAGAGATTCTGGAGAAAGTGGAGCGAAAGAAAGGAGCTGTTAAAACTCTGGTGTACGACAGTAAATATCAG AATATAAAGCAGCTGTTTGCTCTGGTGTGTGAGACTCAGAAATACAGTGAAGTGCTTCAGGAGATAATAGACACAACCAGACTACTGAAGGACACCAAACTCAGGATTCATTTAGCAAAG GCTTTGGTTTACGACCTGCTGATCGGTCAGGGTGTAAAATGTGGAGGAGCCTGGAAAGCTGTGATGTTGAAGCATCGCTCCAGACTCCAGGCTGCTTTGGCTCGGATAAAGGTCAGACAGAAAGTGAGCCGGAACGAGGACCTGCTTCCTCCCAGCATGCAGAATATCGGCG GTGTGACTATTCCGAGGTATGTGCGCGTTAACACGTTAAAAACGACGGTGGAGGACGTCATCGACTACCTAAAAAGAGAAGGATATTCGTATCATGGAACGGCAAGCAG GCTTGAGGATTTGTACCGTCTGTCTGGTAAAGAGTTCCTGAAAGATCTGCACCTCAGAGATCTTCTGGTCTTCAGTGCAAAAATGGATTTCCACGATCATTACCTGTATAAGGCGGGGCACATCATCCTGCAGGACAAG gCCAGCTGCCTCCCCGCTCACCTCCTCGACCCGCCGGTCGGAGCTCACGTGATCGACGCCTGTGCAGCTCCTGGGAATAAAAGCAGCCACCTCGCTGCCATCATGAAAAATAAAGG AAAACTCTTCGCCTTTGACCTGGATGCGAAGCGTCTGTCCACCATGAGCACGCTGCTGCTCCGCGCCGGGGTCACATTTCAGCAGCTGGCCAATGAGGATTTTCTCAAAGTGGATCCGCTTTGCCCGGCGTACAAGGACGTGACGCACATCCTGCTGGACCCGTCGTGCAGCGGATCAG GGATGCTGTGCCTGTCGGACGGCGGCTCCGAGGAGCAGCGGCGGGACCCCGAGCGTCTGCAGGCGCTGGCTGCGTTTCAGCTGCGCTGTCTGAACCACGCCCTGCGGTTCCCGCGGCTGCAGCGGCTCGTCTACTCCACCTGCTCCGTCCACCGGGAGGAGAACGAGGAGGTCGTGTCGGCGTGTCTACAGAATAATCCAGCGTTCGG ACTGGTCCGTCTCCTTCCCGAGTGGCCTGAACGGGGTCTGGAGCCACTGGCGCAGTGTTTGCGTGCCAGCGTCACGAAGACGTTAACTCACGGGTTCTTCGTAGCCATGCTGAAGCGGCGGCTACAAACACC AGGTTCTTCCATGGAGCTGAGCTCTAGGGTGACGCCTCCTGCTCAGGAGGAGCGAGCGGAGACCTCTGTGGAGGACCAACCGCCCCCAGCAAAGAAGAAAAAGAGGAACAGAAAGAAACCCAAAAAGCAAGGAACCTAA
- the c18h21orf91 gene encoding protein EURL homolog → MDEEEQFVSIDLNDDNICSICKLDTDTGTLSFCHVCFELSIEGVSTAALLHSTSLRGHRDCFEKYHLIANQKLSRAKASHSAYKDIKRALSQQISRIVQYAQNRDPGSKHQLLFHAQQGDPKLAGQSDTQVPRYAPRWVEEACGGGTEELDLLQDSGQLWSNEQKHTLKQQGGGGIKRVRRYTKHSQEELLKMNVEELHQLNSQLLLQIQKVFEELSVAVQEKDSLASQLHVRHIAIEQLFKNCEKLPWLQISRAGVRTSNAPVE, encoded by the exons ATGGATGAAGAGGAGCAGTTTGTAAGCATAGACCTGAACGATGACAACATCTGCAGCATCTGTAAGCTGGACACAGACACTGGAACGCTGTCCTTCTGCCATGTGTGTTTTGAGCTCAGCATAGAGG GCGTGTCCACCGCCGCTCTGCTGCACTCCACGTCTCTGCGCGGGCACAGGGACTGCTTCGAGAAGTATCACCTCATCGCTAACCAGAAGCTGTCGCGGGCCAAGGCCTCACACAGCGCGTACAAGGACATTAAACGAGCGCTGAGCCAACAGATCAGTCGCATAGTGCAGTACGCCCAAAACAGAGACCCTGGCTCCAAACACCAGCTGCTGTTCCACGCGCAGCAGGGTGACCCCAAGCTTGCCGGCCAGTCGGACACCCAAGTGCCCAGATATGCCCCTCGCTGGGTAGAGGAAGCTTGTGGAGGTGGCACAGAGGAGCTGGACCTTCTGCAGGACTCTGGGCAGCTGTGGAGCAATGAGCAGAAGCACACACTGAAACAgcaaggaggaggaggaataaAGAGGGTCAGAAGGTACACCAAGCACAGCCAAGAGGAGT TGCTGAAAATGAATGTGGAAGAACTTCATCAGCTCAACTCACAGCTCCTGCTGCAGATTCAAA aggtCTTCGAGGAGCTTTCAGTAGCTGTGCAGGAGAAGGACTCCCTCGCATCTCAGCTCCACGTCCGCCACATTGCCATCGAGCAGCTCTTTAAAAACTGTGAAAAGCTTCCTTGGCTTCAGATCAGCCGGGCTGGAGTCAGAACCAGTAATGCCCCAGTAGAGTGA
- the pom121 gene encoding nuclear envelope pore membrane protein POM 121 isoform X1, whose protein sequence is MSPADKRWLAFISFLFISLFFFVLTCIPTYLYILLFFVGSCAVCYYKAEELQLLDWSGLNPRCGLKALPALRSWLAARTGRVVPAAGRNKNNNRTFKSNARSFVASPADRHFTSFAYRRDAAFNESAFSPRDILMGSYLGKAESPAGAVRPAGTSGTHRDQLRERLSRPNHGAPTPSRRLSFGEQFGAAGRVTITPQRHYPLQQTGTSSVGVFPPAQWDGFRKKNVLTQRNTPVHSPVTVKIARPDNTTRLSFLEQLNSPGALRSPGFEAQADPCSRETVLSVLRASRKRDVDDEDRGHEAEQKSKRRRNDSGGSSHSAFEPLLANGAPAQLVPKPGSLKRGINASVVEESSSLKRSRTSSISSVGGSPVACGVPGSVRNPIRSSYSSSLGYPQRKVASSLAMSPLVSPGSSRCQTPDRAAKKPREENASPAVSSLKCDKETTDTGPGVVERSSTPEVPVTPRSDSGGSSGKRKRKIQLVSVNRGDQISLPPPPELGYTITVKDLDMEKKAALSQIQKVLKEPEPEKPSSTSAPNPTPAPCLDIFSKLASSSLPSSAPALSSPSLASLATSSAGPPSTSGAASTAASAPTIDLTVTPSSMSGPALVPTAMLPTLVTSITTVTAAPKLTNPLLESLKDMKRISALSSPPTTAAATSTAPETSVAAPPASVTSVSLSIGAVKSEPALSSAPSAFAPVLSKPLSSTPSALAFGGGGVLGPASTAPASSAPAPSAASTLTLGGTAGLKPAESGFKPIFGAGSPALVSTAEVKPTQPTFKPMFDGAFGQPATSTSASASASLFGGITNAQAASSVPSTTSGTPNPTPSLFGTMNNSHMASLVPSSTSNTQNSTQSLFGALANTKPVAPSVPSSTSSTPNFTPSLFGGLTNSQPVLSSTTSTQNPTQSLFGGPKPTQSTPASIPSSNPNSQNTTESLFGAWSAPNSTFQFGASAATTASASSGITTSATTTSNTNTSFQFGALKPAQSAPSAAPQSAFTFGQNAPATQFTGIGLANNSTPSSTAPTTQAAFGTSAFSAPKPFGNAQPSTPAKTFGFNAGAGGSAPSFGAPASTAAPTFANSTQPTFGGPSSGFNFGNTSAPTMNAPSGSAFAFGAAPATPQNSAASGGFNFSASLPGTQFVTPAAQQPQAGFSFGAAGTDNNSTFGTSTPAFGGAGGPVMFGSPSTPQGFGAPALATPSASFSIGAGSKTGSARQRLQARRQHTRKK, encoded by the exons ATGTCTCCTGCGGATAAACGGTGGCTAGCTTTTATCTCGttcctttttatcagcttgtTCTTTTTCGTCCTCACTTGCATCCCGACATACCTGTACATACTGTTATTTTTTGTTGGATCTTGTGCTGTTTGTTACTACAAGGCCGAAGAGCTTCAGCTTCTGGACTGGTCGGGCCTGAATCCTCGGTGTGGCCTGAAGGCTCTGCCGGCACTGCGGAGCTGGTTGGCGGCGAGGACCGGCAGAGTAGTCCCGGCGGCCGGTCGGAATAAGAACAACAACAGGACGTTCAAAAGCAACGCTCGGAGTTTTGTAGCTTCTCCGGCTGATAGACATTTTACTTCGTTTGCGTACCGAAGAGACGCGGCGTTTAACGAGTCTGCTTTCAGTCCGCGGGACATCCTGATGGGGAGCTACCTGGGTAAAGCGGAGAGTCCGGCCGGCGCGGTGCGGCCCGCCGGTACCTCCGGGACCCACCGCGACCAGCTCCGGGAGAGACTCAGCCGGCCGAACCACGGAGCTCCAACCCCGAGCAGGAGGCTGTCCTTCGG GGAGCAGTTCGGAGCTGCAGGGAGGGTGACCATCACGCCTCAGAGACATTACCCACTGCAGCAGACAGGAACCTCATCAGTGGGCGTTTTTCCTCCAGCCCAGTGGGACGGGTTCCGCAAGAAGAACGTTCTCACACAGCGCAACACGCCAGTGCACAGTCCTGTCACGGTGAAGATCGCCAGACCGGATAACACAACCCGCTTATCATT TTTGGAGCAGCTGAACTCGCCCGGAGCGCTCCGGTCACCCGGGTTCGAAGCCCAAGCCGACCCCTGCTCCAGAGAGACCGTCCTGAGCGTGCTCAGAGCGAGCCGTAAACGTGACGTCGATGACGAAGACCGAGGCCACGAGGCTGAGCAGAAAAGCAAAAGGAG GCGGAACGACAGCGGTGGGAGTTCTCATTCAGCCTTTGAGCCACTGCTAGCGAACGGTGCTCCAGCACAGCTTGTCCCAAA GCCTGGAAGCTTAAAGAGAGGGATCAACGCCTCCGTGGTGGAGGAGTCCTCCTCGTTAAAGAGGTCTCGAACCTCCTCCATAAGCTCAGTTGGCGGAAGCCCGGTCGCCTGCGGCGTGCCTGGATCAGTCCGGAACCCCATTCGTAGCTCTTACAGCTCATCTCTAGGATACCCTCAG AGAAAAGTAGCATCTAGTCTGGCTATGTCTCCTCTCGTGAGCCCCGGATCGTCACGATGCCAGACCCCCGACAGGGCGGCCAAAAAGCCCAG GGAGGAGAACGCCTCGCCGGCCGTTTCCTCACTAAAATGTGATAAAGAAACCACTGATACAGGTCCTGGAGTAG TAGAACGCTCGTCGACGCCCGAGGTCCCGGTTACGCCGAGGTCAGACTCCGGAGGAAGCAGCGGCAAACGGAAACGCAAGATCCAGTTGGTATCTGTGAACAGAGGAGATCAGATATCGCTG CCTCCGCCCCCTGAACTGGGTTACACTATTACTGTGAAGGACCTGGACATGGAGAAAAAAGCTGCTCTCAGCCAAATTCAGAAAGTCCTGAAGGAACCTG AGCCGGAGAAGCCCAGTTCCACCTCTGCACCGAATCCGACCCCTGCTCCCTGTTTAGACATCTTTTCCAAACTAGCCTCATCGTCCTTACCCTCATCCGCCCCTGCGCTCAGCTCCCCATCGCTGGCGTCTCTAGCCACGTCATCTGCCGGACCTCCGAGCACCTCCGGCGCGGCGTCCACTGCAGCTTCAGCGCCCACGATCGACCTCACCGTCACCCCCTCCAGCATGAGCGGTCCCGCATTGGTTCCAACGGCGATGCTCCCTACACTCGTCACCAGCATCACTACAGTCACCGCGGCCCCCAAACTGACGAATCCACTACTGGAGTCCCTGAAGGACATGAAGAGAATATCGGCACTGAGTTCTCCTCCCACGACGGCTGCTGCTACCTCCACAG CTCCTGAAACGTCTGTGGCGGCGCCTCCCGCCAGCGTCACCTCCGTCTCTCTGAGCATCGGCGCCGTGAAGTCTGAGCCAGCGCTCTCCTCCGCGCCCTCCGCCTTCGCCCCGGTTCTGTCCAAGCCTCTGTCGTCGACGCCTAGCGCGTTGGCCTTCGGAGGGGGCGGCGTCTTGGGCCCTGCTTCTACCGCGCCCGCGTCCTCTGCGCCCGCTCCTTCTGCCGCCTCGACGCTCACTCTCGGCGGTACAGCCGGTCTGAAACCGGCAGAATCCGGGTTCAAGCCTATTTTCGGGGCGGGAAGTCCAGCACTGGTGTCCACGGCAGAGGTCAAACCTACTCAACCCACTTTCAAACCCATGTTCGACGGTGCGTTCGGACAGCCGGCGACATCCACGTCCGCTAGTGCGTCTGCTTCGCTTTTCGGCGGGATAACAAACGCTCAAGCGGCGTCTTCGGTTCCCTCGACGACGTCCGGTACCCCCAATCCCACCCCCTCTCTATTTGGCACAATGAATAACAGCCACATGGCTTCTTTAGTCCCTTCGTCCACTTCAAATACCCAGAATTCCACTCAGTCTCTGTTCGGTGCTCTCGCTAACACCAAGCCAGTCGCTCCCTCTGTCCCTTCGTCCACCTCCAGTACCCCGAATTTCACTCCATCCCTGTTTGGCGGACTTACTAATAGCCAGCCGGTCCTCTCGTCCACCACCAGTACTCAGAATCCCACCCAGTCCCTGTTTGGTGGACCTAAACCCACCCAGTCTACGCCTGCCTCAATCCCTTCATCTAATCCCAATTCCCAAAACACCACCGAGTCCCTGTTCGGGGCCTGGAGCGCCCCTAACAGCACCTTTCAGTTCGGAGCTTCTGCAGCTACCACAGCCTCAGCTTCATCTGGAATTACCACGAGCGCCACGACCACcagcaacaccaacaccagttTCCAGTTCGGTGCTTTAAAACCAGCGCAGAGCGCCCCGTCTGCGGCGCCCCAGAGCGCGTTTACGTTCGGCCAAAACGCACCCGCTACCCAATTTACCGGAATCGGTCTGGCAAACAATTCAACACCGTCATCGACGGCCCCGACGACTCAGGCCGCGTTCGGAACCTCGGCGTTCAGCGCCCCGAAACCCTTCGGCAACGCCCAGCCGTCCACCCCAGCCAAGACTTTTGGGTTTAACGCAGGCGCAGGAGGGAGCGCGCCATCGTTCGGGGCGCCCGCCAGCACCGCCGCGCCGACCTTCGCCAACTCGACGCAGCCCACCTTCGGAGGACCCTCATCCGGTTTCAATTTCGGGAACACCAGCGCTCCGACGATGAACGCTCCCTCCGGGTCGGCCTTCGCGTTCGGAGCAGCACCGGCCACGCCCCAGAACTCTGCAGCGTCGGGTGGCTTCAATTTCTCAGCGTCGCTGCCCGGGACGCAGTTCGTAACGCCGGCGGCGCAGCAGCCTCAGGCCGGATTTTCCTTCGGGGCTGCCGGCACGGATAATAATTCTACTTTCG GAACTTCCACCCCTGCGTTCGGCGGTGCTGGTGGACCCGTCATGTTCGGCAGCCCCAGTACTCCACAAGGATTCGGAGCCCCTGCCCTCG CCACGCCCTCGGCCTCGTTCTCCATCGGCGCGGGCTCCAAAACAGGCAGCGCACGGCAGAGACTGCAGGCACGCAGGCAGCACACGAGGAAGAAGTAA
- the pom121 gene encoding nuclear envelope pore membrane protein POM 121 isoform X2, with amino-acid sequence MSPADKRWLAFISFLFISLFFFVLTCIPTYLYILLFFVGSCAVCYYKAEELQLLDWSGLNPRCGLKALPALRSWLAARTGRVVPAAGRNKNNNRTFKSNARSFVASPADRHFTSFAYRRDAAFNESAFSPRDILMGSYLGKAESPAGAVRPAGTSGTHRDQLRERLSRPNHGAPTPSRRLSFGEQFGAAGRVTITPQRHYPLQQTGTSSVGVFPPAQWDGFRKKNVLTQRNTPVHSPVTVKIARPDNTTRLSFLEQLNSPGALRSPGFEAQADPCSRETVLSVLRASRKRDVDDEDRGHEAEQKSKRRRNDSGGSSHSAFEPLLANGAPAQLVPKPGSLKRGINASVVEESSSLKRSRTSSISSVGGSPVACGVPGSVRNPIRSSYSSSLGYPQRKVASSLAMSPLVSPGSSRCQTPDRAAKKPREENASPAVSSLKCDKETTDTGPGVERSSTPEVPVTPRSDSGGSSGKRKRKIQLVSVNRGDQISLPPPPELGYTITVKDLDMEKKAALSQIQKVLKEPEPEKPSSTSAPNPTPAPCLDIFSKLASSSLPSSAPALSSPSLASLATSSAGPPSTSGAASTAASAPTIDLTVTPSSMSGPALVPTAMLPTLVTSITTVTAAPKLTNPLLESLKDMKRISALSSPPTTAAATSTAPETSVAAPPASVTSVSLSIGAVKSEPALSSAPSAFAPVLSKPLSSTPSALAFGGGGVLGPASTAPASSAPAPSAASTLTLGGTAGLKPAESGFKPIFGAGSPALVSTAEVKPTQPTFKPMFDGAFGQPATSTSASASASLFGGITNAQAASSVPSTTSGTPNPTPSLFGTMNNSHMASLVPSSTSNTQNSTQSLFGALANTKPVAPSVPSSTSSTPNFTPSLFGGLTNSQPVLSSTTSTQNPTQSLFGGPKPTQSTPASIPSSNPNSQNTTESLFGAWSAPNSTFQFGASAATTASASSGITTSATTTSNTNTSFQFGALKPAQSAPSAAPQSAFTFGQNAPATQFTGIGLANNSTPSSTAPTTQAAFGTSAFSAPKPFGNAQPSTPAKTFGFNAGAGGSAPSFGAPASTAAPTFANSTQPTFGGPSSGFNFGNTSAPTMNAPSGSAFAFGAAPATPQNSAASGGFNFSASLPGTQFVTPAAQQPQAGFSFGAAGTDNNSTFGTSTPAFGGAGGPVMFGSPSTPQGFGAPALATPSASFSIGAGSKTGSARQRLQARRQHTRKK; translated from the exons ATGTCTCCTGCGGATAAACGGTGGCTAGCTTTTATCTCGttcctttttatcagcttgtTCTTTTTCGTCCTCACTTGCATCCCGACATACCTGTACATACTGTTATTTTTTGTTGGATCTTGTGCTGTTTGTTACTACAAGGCCGAAGAGCTTCAGCTTCTGGACTGGTCGGGCCTGAATCCTCGGTGTGGCCTGAAGGCTCTGCCGGCACTGCGGAGCTGGTTGGCGGCGAGGACCGGCAGAGTAGTCCCGGCGGCCGGTCGGAATAAGAACAACAACAGGACGTTCAAAAGCAACGCTCGGAGTTTTGTAGCTTCTCCGGCTGATAGACATTTTACTTCGTTTGCGTACCGAAGAGACGCGGCGTTTAACGAGTCTGCTTTCAGTCCGCGGGACATCCTGATGGGGAGCTACCTGGGTAAAGCGGAGAGTCCGGCCGGCGCGGTGCGGCCCGCCGGTACCTCCGGGACCCACCGCGACCAGCTCCGGGAGAGACTCAGCCGGCCGAACCACGGAGCTCCAACCCCGAGCAGGAGGCTGTCCTTCGG GGAGCAGTTCGGAGCTGCAGGGAGGGTGACCATCACGCCTCAGAGACATTACCCACTGCAGCAGACAGGAACCTCATCAGTGGGCGTTTTTCCTCCAGCCCAGTGGGACGGGTTCCGCAAGAAGAACGTTCTCACACAGCGCAACACGCCAGTGCACAGTCCTGTCACGGTGAAGATCGCCAGACCGGATAACACAACCCGCTTATCATT TTTGGAGCAGCTGAACTCGCCCGGAGCGCTCCGGTCACCCGGGTTCGAAGCCCAAGCCGACCCCTGCTCCAGAGAGACCGTCCTGAGCGTGCTCAGAGCGAGCCGTAAACGTGACGTCGATGACGAAGACCGAGGCCACGAGGCTGAGCAGAAAAGCAAAAGGAG GCGGAACGACAGCGGTGGGAGTTCTCATTCAGCCTTTGAGCCACTGCTAGCGAACGGTGCTCCAGCACAGCTTGTCCCAAA GCCTGGAAGCTTAAAGAGAGGGATCAACGCCTCCGTGGTGGAGGAGTCCTCCTCGTTAAAGAGGTCTCGAACCTCCTCCATAAGCTCAGTTGGCGGAAGCCCGGTCGCCTGCGGCGTGCCTGGATCAGTCCGGAACCCCATTCGTAGCTCTTACAGCTCATCTCTAGGATACCCTCAG AGAAAAGTAGCATCTAGTCTGGCTATGTCTCCTCTCGTGAGCCCCGGATCGTCACGATGCCAGACCCCCGACAGGGCGGCCAAAAAGCCCAG GGAGGAGAACGCCTCGCCGGCCGTTTCCTCACTAAAATGTGATAAAGAAACCACTGATACAGGTCCTGGAGTAG AACGCTCGTCGACGCCCGAGGTCCCGGTTACGCCGAGGTCAGACTCCGGAGGAAGCAGCGGCAAACGGAAACGCAAGATCCAGTTGGTATCTGTGAACAGAGGAGATCAGATATCGCTG CCTCCGCCCCCTGAACTGGGTTACACTATTACTGTGAAGGACCTGGACATGGAGAAAAAAGCTGCTCTCAGCCAAATTCAGAAAGTCCTGAAGGAACCTG AGCCGGAGAAGCCCAGTTCCACCTCTGCACCGAATCCGACCCCTGCTCCCTGTTTAGACATCTTTTCCAAACTAGCCTCATCGTCCTTACCCTCATCCGCCCCTGCGCTCAGCTCCCCATCGCTGGCGTCTCTAGCCACGTCATCTGCCGGACCTCCGAGCACCTCCGGCGCGGCGTCCACTGCAGCTTCAGCGCCCACGATCGACCTCACCGTCACCCCCTCCAGCATGAGCGGTCCCGCATTGGTTCCAACGGCGATGCTCCCTACACTCGTCACCAGCATCACTACAGTCACCGCGGCCCCCAAACTGACGAATCCACTACTGGAGTCCCTGAAGGACATGAAGAGAATATCGGCACTGAGTTCTCCTCCCACGACGGCTGCTGCTACCTCCACAG CTCCTGAAACGTCTGTGGCGGCGCCTCCCGCCAGCGTCACCTCCGTCTCTCTGAGCATCGGCGCCGTGAAGTCTGAGCCAGCGCTCTCCTCCGCGCCCTCCGCCTTCGCCCCGGTTCTGTCCAAGCCTCTGTCGTCGACGCCTAGCGCGTTGGCCTTCGGAGGGGGCGGCGTCTTGGGCCCTGCTTCTACCGCGCCCGCGTCCTCTGCGCCCGCTCCTTCTGCCGCCTCGACGCTCACTCTCGGCGGTACAGCCGGTCTGAAACCGGCAGAATCCGGGTTCAAGCCTATTTTCGGGGCGGGAAGTCCAGCACTGGTGTCCACGGCAGAGGTCAAACCTACTCAACCCACTTTCAAACCCATGTTCGACGGTGCGTTCGGACAGCCGGCGACATCCACGTCCGCTAGTGCGTCTGCTTCGCTTTTCGGCGGGATAACAAACGCTCAAGCGGCGTCTTCGGTTCCCTCGACGACGTCCGGTACCCCCAATCCCACCCCCTCTCTATTTGGCACAATGAATAACAGCCACATGGCTTCTTTAGTCCCTTCGTCCACTTCAAATACCCAGAATTCCACTCAGTCTCTGTTCGGTGCTCTCGCTAACACCAAGCCAGTCGCTCCCTCTGTCCCTTCGTCCACCTCCAGTACCCCGAATTTCACTCCATCCCTGTTTGGCGGACTTACTAATAGCCAGCCGGTCCTCTCGTCCACCACCAGTACTCAGAATCCCACCCAGTCCCTGTTTGGTGGACCTAAACCCACCCAGTCTACGCCTGCCTCAATCCCTTCATCTAATCCCAATTCCCAAAACACCACCGAGTCCCTGTTCGGGGCCTGGAGCGCCCCTAACAGCACCTTTCAGTTCGGAGCTTCTGCAGCTACCACAGCCTCAGCTTCATCTGGAATTACCACGAGCGCCACGACCACcagcaacaccaacaccagttTCCAGTTCGGTGCTTTAAAACCAGCGCAGAGCGCCCCGTCTGCGGCGCCCCAGAGCGCGTTTACGTTCGGCCAAAACGCACCCGCTACCCAATTTACCGGAATCGGTCTGGCAAACAATTCAACACCGTCATCGACGGCCCCGACGACTCAGGCCGCGTTCGGAACCTCGGCGTTCAGCGCCCCGAAACCCTTCGGCAACGCCCAGCCGTCCACCCCAGCCAAGACTTTTGGGTTTAACGCAGGCGCAGGAGGGAGCGCGCCATCGTTCGGGGCGCCCGCCAGCACCGCCGCGCCGACCTTCGCCAACTCGACGCAGCCCACCTTCGGAGGACCCTCATCCGGTTTCAATTTCGGGAACACCAGCGCTCCGACGATGAACGCTCCCTCCGGGTCGGCCTTCGCGTTCGGAGCAGCACCGGCCACGCCCCAGAACTCTGCAGCGTCGGGTGGCTTCAATTTCTCAGCGTCGCTGCCCGGGACGCAGTTCGTAACGCCGGCGGCGCAGCAGCCTCAGGCCGGATTTTCCTTCGGGGCTGCCGGCACGGATAATAATTCTACTTTCG GAACTTCCACCCCTGCGTTCGGCGGTGCTGGTGGACCCGTCATGTTCGGCAGCCCCAGTACTCCACAAGGATTCGGAGCCCCTGCCCTCG CCACGCCCTCGGCCTCGTTCTCCATCGGCGCGGGCTCCAAAACAGGCAGCGCACGGCAGAGACTGCAGGCACGCAGGCAGCACACGAGGAAGAAGTAA